Proteins encoded by one window of Cylindrospermum stagnale PCC 7417:
- a CDS encoding S-layer homology domain-containing protein, which translates to MVNSTLVATLYVNPVTGNDANAGSRLSAFKSLSRALKVVKSPGIIQLAPGTYSAASGEVFPLVIPTGLLVVGNEAKKGQGIVISGSGEYQSPSFGVQNITILLLGDASLLGVTVTNSTAKGTGIWIESTAPTLANNTLANCGREGIFTTGTAKPAIVDNLFVQNLASGLFMARNSKGEVLRNVFQNNSLGIAISDFAAPLVANNKLSANRTAIALSRDAKPVLRQNLITKNTQGGLLVNGNAVPDLGNAQDPADNIFREQGEFDLQNLSSQKLISVGNQLNPTQVKGLVEFIATTADTPNLVGVNSGFSDLDGHWAAAFVSALANKGLISGFGDGTFQPETPITRAQYAALITKTFQLSASNKQSKFTDIKPDFWAASAILSAAEMGFASGFPDGTFRPGQNLTKVQALVSVVNGLKYSGGNPNVLSVYTDRGQIPSYATNAIAVATQKLLVVNYPQIDQIEPMRDITRAEVAALIYQALVASGKEKAIASPYIVNPDADIPGFSDLVGHWAEGFIRGLVSMELTQGFADGTYQPDKPMTRGQYAALVTAAFNPAPKRTAPEFTDVPKDFWAASAIQIAASGGFVSGFSDRTFRPGQNVQRLQVIVSLVNGLGLSTSDNEVLLSYSDRNTIPEYARPAIATATKQTIIVNYPDLKLLAPTREATRAEVAAMVYQALVAIGRAKAINSPYIVVLHITS; encoded by the coding sequence ATGGTGAACTCTACCCTCGTTGCCACACTCTATGTCAACCCTGTGACAGGGAATGATGCCAATGCTGGTTCCCGGTTGAGTGCCTTTAAAAGCCTTAGCCGTGCCCTTAAAGTTGTCAAATCACCGGGAATCATTCAACTGGCACCTGGAACTTACAGCGCTGCTAGTGGTGAGGTTTTTCCCCTTGTCATTCCTACGGGGTTGCTGGTGGTGGGTAACGAAGCAAAAAAAGGTCAGGGGATTGTGATTTCCGGGAGTGGCGAGTATCAAAGCCCTAGCTTTGGGGTGCAAAATATCACAATCCTGTTGCTAGGCGATGCCAGTCTTTTGGGTGTAACGGTGACGAATTCTACAGCCAAAGGTACTGGTATCTGGATTGAATCGACAGCACCCACTTTGGCTAATAATACTTTGGCTAACTGTGGACGGGAAGGTATATTTACGACCGGCACTGCCAAACCTGCCATTGTGGATAATCTGTTTGTGCAAAATCTTGCCAGTGGGTTATTTATGGCACGTAATAGCAAGGGGGAAGTGCTGCGGAATGTTTTTCAAAATAACTCTTTGGGCATAGCTATTAGTGACTTTGCGGCTCCTTTGGTAGCAAATAACAAACTATCAGCAAACCGCACGGCGATCGCGCTTTCTCGCGATGCTAAACCAGTATTGCGGCAAAATCTGATTACCAAAAATACCCAAGGTGGTCTGTTGGTGAACGGAAATGCTGTTCCTGACTTAGGTAACGCCCAAGATCCTGCTGACAATATTTTTCGTGAACAGGGGGAATTTGATTTACAAAATTTATCATCACAAAAGCTGATATCTGTGGGTAATCAGTTGAATCCTACCCAGGTGAAGGGCCTAGTAGAATTTATCGCCACTACAGCAGATACACCTAATTTAGTAGGAGTTAATTCTGGCTTTTCTGATTTGGATGGACATTGGGCGGCGGCTTTTGTCTCAGCTTTGGCAAATAAAGGCTTGATTAGTGGCTTTGGAGATGGCACTTTTCAACCAGAAACGCCAATTACTCGCGCTCAATATGCGGCTTTGATTACTAAAACCTTTCAGTTATCTGCCAGTAATAAACAGAGTAAATTTACGGATATTAAACCGGACTTTTGGGCAGCTTCAGCTATTTTGAGTGCTGCTGAGATGGGTTTTGCCAGTGGTTTTCCTGATGGGACATTTCGACCAGGGCAAAATTTGACTAAGGTTCAGGCTCTAGTATCAGTTGTCAATGGGTTAAAATACAGCGGCGGCAATCCGAATGTATTAAGTGTTTACACTGACCGCGGCCAAATTCCCAGTTATGCCACCAATGCGATCGCCGTTGCTACCCAAAAACTGCTAGTGGTGAATTACCCGCAAATAGACCAAATAGAACCAATGCGGGATATCACTCGCGCTGAGGTGGCGGCATTAATTTATCAGGCATTAGTCGCCAGCGGCAAAGAAAAAGCGATCGCCTCGCCCTATATTGTCAATCCTGATGCTGATATTCCCGGATTCAGCGACTTGGTGGGACATTGGGCCGAAGGATTTATCCGGGGTTTAGTGAGTATGGAATTAACTCAAGGTTTTGCCGATGGCACTTACCAACCAGATAAACCGATGACTCGCGGCCAATATGCGGCTTTAGTGACGGCTGCCTTTAACCCTGCACCCAAACGGACAGCGCCGGAATTTACCGACGTACCCAAAGATTTTTGGGCAGCTAGCGCCATCCAGATAGCTGCTAGCGGTGGTTTTGTCAGCGGATTTAGCGATCGCACCTTCCGCCCTGGACAAAACGTGCAACGGCTACAGGTAATTGTTTCCTTAGTCAATGGACTGGGACTATCTACCAGCGATAACGAAGTTTTATTGTCATATAGCGATCGCAATACTATTCCCGAATATGCCCGGCCAGCCATAGCCACTGCCACCAAACAAACAATTATTGTTAATTATCCCGACCTAAAGCTGCTGGCGCCAACGCGAGAAGCTACACGGGCCGAAGTTGCAGCAATGGTTTATCAGGCATTAGTTGCCATCGGACGCGCCAAAGCCATCAACTCGCCCTACATTGTGGTGTTGCATATTACCAGTTGA